The DNA window GTCTTGTCCAGCTCGCCGTCGAGCGAGGCCCGGATCAGCACCGGCCGGACGGTCGTCTTGTCGCCGTCGGTGTAGCGCGAGTAGCCGGTCGCCACGAGCTTGTCGCCGACGACCTGGACGTGCCGCGCGTTGTCGACCTGCGGCCGGTCGCCGACCTTGAGGACGCCGTCGTCACCGAAGTCGTCGTCGAGCTTGCCGTCGTCGTCGACCCCGAGCAGGACGAAGTCGCCGTCGGCCCGGTCCGCACCCGCGGTCGTGGTGCCGAAGATGACCAGGCCGTCGCCGTCCGGCAGCGCGGCGGAGCCCCAGCCCTGGTCGGCGCCGACGAAGTCCTCGCCGTCGAGGTGGCCGGTGCCGAGGTCGAAGCGCGCGACGCCGTCGGTGCCGAAGCCACTCTTGGGCTTGCCGGCACTGTCGAAGGCGACCGCGACGATGTCGCTGTCCTTCGCGGCGGCGCCCTCGGCCGTCGCGTCGTGCTCGGCGACGCCGACCGCGACGACGGTGCCGTCCTCCAGGAAGACCAGGCTGCGGGCCTGCTCGATCTGGGCGGTGGGGTCGGTGCTGGAGTTCGGCGAGACGTTGACGCTCGCGACGCCGCCGTCACCGAAGCTGGTGTCCTTGGCGCCGTCGGTGGAGAAGCGCGCGACGGCGATCTTCTGGTCCGGACCCTCGCTGGTCAGGCCGGCGGCGTAGATCTTGCCGTCCTTGCCGACCGCGACGGCGTTGAAGCGGTCCTTGCCTCCGGACACGAGCGCCGCCTTCACGATGCCGGCGGTGCCGAAGGCCGAGTCCAGCAGAGCCCCGGTGGGGGTGGGGGTTGCGCTCGGGGTGGCGGCACTCGGCTTCGAGGGGCTCGCCACCAGGTCGTCGTCGTCATCGGCGCACGCGGACAACACCAGCGTGCTGGTGATCAGGGCGCTGATCACAAGGCGGTTCACAAGGACCTCCAGGGGGTAAGGAATGCCTCACCTTACTGAAGGTGCCCCGCGGCGCCGAACGCGCGATCAGCCCTCGGAGATCGTCGCGAAGTGCTCCATGCCGGTCGGGCCGGTCAGGTAGTCCCGGATCGAGCCGACGAACTCGGTGAACGCCGGCGTCTCGCGCCACGCGTTGTGGTGCTCGACGCTGTCCCACACGACGGTCAGCAGGAAGACGTTCGGCCGCTCGATCCCGCGGCCGATCCGCAGCGACCGGCACCCGCCGGGACCGCGGACGAGGTCGGCGCCCTTCGTCAGGACCGCCGCGAACTCGTCCGCCTTGTCCTCGGCGACCGAGAGCTCCGCCTTCTCGACGACCGTCACGGGCGGCCGCCCTCGCCCGTCGGGTCCGCCTCCGGGTCCGCCATCTGGTCGGGGTTCTCGCTCGGGGTCCCCTGCGAGCCCGCGCCGGGGTCGTTGTCGGTCAGAGCCGGGCCGGTCTGCGGACCGTCGGCGGCGACGCCGACCTTGACCGGACGCGTCGCCTGGACGAGCAGCTGCGCGACGTCGATGACCTGGACGCCCTCGGCGCTCTTGTCGCCCGAGCCCTGCTTGCCGGCCACGGAGTCGCTGATCATCGTCTTGCAGAACGGGCAGCCGGTGACGATGGTGTCCGGGTTCAGCGACAGCGCCTCCTCGGTGCGGTTGTCGTTGATCCGCTGGCCGATCGTCTCCTCCATCCACATGCGCGCACCGCCGGCGCCGCAGCAGAAGGACCGCTCCTTCGAACGCTCCATCTCCTTGTACTGCAGGCCGCCGACCTTGGAGATGAGCTCACGCGGCGGGGAGTAGACCTTGTTGTGCCGGCCGAGGAAGCACGGGTCGTGGTAGGTCGCCGAGCCGTCGACGTTGGTGACCGGCTGAAGCTTGCCGTTGGCCACCAGCTCGTTGAGCAGCTGCGTGTGGTGCACGACCTCGTAGTTGCCGCCGAGCTGCTCGTACTCGCGGCCGACGGTGTTGAAGCAGTGCGGGCAGGTCGCGACGATCTTCGTGGCCTTGGCCTCGTTGAGCGTCTCGACGTTCTGCTGGGCG is part of the Sporichthya brevicatena genome and encodes:
- a CDS encoding delta-60 repeat domain-containing protein — translated: MNRLVISALITSTLVLSACADDDDDLVASPSKPSAATPSATPTPTGALLDSAFGTAGIVKAALVSGGKDRFNAVAVGKDGKIYAAGLTSEGPDQKIAVARFSTDGAKDTSFGDGGVASVNVSPNSSTDPTAQIEQARSLVFLEDGTVVAVGVAEHDATAEGAAAKDSDIVAVAFDSAGKPKSGFGTDGVARFDLGTGHLDGEDFVGADQGWGSAALPDGDGLVIFGTTTAGADRADGDFVLLGVDDDGKLDDDFGDDGVLKVGDRPQVDNARHVQVVGDKLVATGYSRYTDGDKTTVRPVLIRASLDGELDKTFDDDGIATYDGLGAVAESYQFGVQGDKYVLTGYGKANDADKVDLIAYRFNNDGEFDTTFGDNGVTRIDITGEDDRGRNLVVAGDKIVYVGSGKVDGSNQEAMVVVLDKDGKRDAAYGADGVILTDLGTPGDAWFGAALAPDGKTIYLAGYTNISNDSVTADDAVLGRLTLS
- a CDS encoding antibiotic biosynthesis monooxygenase family protein, producing the protein MTVVEKAELSVAEDKADEFAAVLTKGADLVRGPGGCRSLRIGRGIERPNVFLLTVVWDSVEHHNAWRETPAFTEFVGSIRDYLTGPTGMEHFATISEG